One Algibacter sp. L3A6 genomic region harbors:
- a CDS encoding rhodanese-like domain-containing protein — protein MKQSLFLLLILHGFSVFAQKSIDKLLKQYNDNSVPYISAQELAMPTNNAIILDSRELKEYETSHLKNAIHVGYDHFKIDSVYKKLPNKDTKIVVYCSVGIRSESIADSLKKAGYEHVENLYGGIFQWKSNDFPVYNKQEKETDSIHTFNKTWSKWLQKGIKVYE, from the coding sequence ATGAAACAAAGCTTATTCTTACTATTAATCCTGCATGGTTTTTCTGTGTTTGCTCAAAAATCAATTGACAAACTATTAAAACAATACAACGATAATAGCGTGCCCTATATAAGCGCGCAAGAATTAGCGATGCCAACAAACAATGCTATAATTCTCGATTCTAGAGAACTAAAAGAATACGAAACCAGCCACTTAAAAAATGCTATTCATGTTGGTTACGATCATTTTAAAATAGATAGTGTTTATAAAAAATTACCGAATAAAGATACCAAAATAGTGGTGTATTGCTCCGTTGGTATTCGATCGGAATCTATTGCAGATAGCCTTAAAAAAGCAGGATACGAACATGTAGAAAATTTATACGGCGGTATTTTTCAATGGAAAAGCAATGATTTCCCCGTTTATAATAAACAAGAAAAAGAAACAGATAGTATCCATACCTTCAATAAAACATGGAGCAAGTGGTTACAAAAAGGAATAAAAGTATATGAATAA
- a CDS encoding sterol desaturase family protein, protein MNKYLDIIKNAYFGYWNYLKNEILFQNNWDNYFYGLIAISLIVWVLEIVFPWRKNQSIFRKDFWLDTFYMFFNFFLLNLIILIALSNTAAEFLNDTLKMIGLSLKDLQIFDAEDLPKWLGLIIFFLVSDFVQWNTHRLLHRFEFFWNFHKVHHSVKEMGFAAHLRYHWVEPVVYKSLLYIPLALIANYRAQDVAIVYFFSIAIGHLNHANLGWDYGILKYVFNNPKMHIWHHVKSLPEDVRFGVNYGLTLSIWDYIFKTDYIPHDGRDIELGFEDDEKFPKDFLSQELYPLKK, encoded by the coding sequence ATGAATAAATACCTAGACATAATAAAAAACGCCTATTTTGGTTATTGGAATTATCTTAAAAACGAGATTCTATTTCAAAATAACTGGGATAACTATTTTTATGGCTTAATAGCCATATCACTTATTGTTTGGGTATTAGAAATTGTTTTTCCTTGGCGGAAAAATCAATCTATTTTTAGAAAAGACTTTTGGTTAGATACGTTTTACATGTTCTTCAATTTCTTTCTTTTAAACCTCATTATTCTAATTGCACTTTCTAATACGGCCGCAGAGTTTTTAAATGATACTCTAAAAATGATAGGCTTATCTCTAAAAGATTTGCAGATTTTTGATGCTGAAGATTTACCAAAATGGCTTGGACTGATTATTTTCTTTCTAGTTTCCGATTTTGTTCAATGGAACACGCATAGATTACTGCACCGTTTTGAATTCTTTTGGAATTTCCACAAAGTCCATCATTCAGTAAAAGAAATGGGCTTTGCCGCACATCTTCGTTATCATTGGGTGGAGCCGGTGGTTTACAAATCTTTACTTTACATTCCTTTGGCATTAATTGCCAATTACAGGGCGCAAGATGTTGCTATTGTTTATTTTTTCAGCATTGCTATTGGTCATTTAAATCACGCCAATTTAGGTTGGGATTATGGCATTTTAAAATACGTATTTAACAACCCAAAAATGCACATTTGGCATCATGTAAAAAGCTTACCAGAAGATGTTAGGTTTGGTGTTAATTACGGACTAACGTTAAGTATTTGGGACTACATTTTTAAAACCGATTATATCCCTCACGATGGTAGAGATATTGAATTAGGTTTTGAGGATGATGAGAAGTTCCCGAAAGATTTTTTAAGTCAAGAACTTTATCCGTTAAAAAAATGA
- a CDS encoding metallophosphoesterase family protein: MDKKIKELGQISGKVLLFGGVYSNLQALEALKQIAEKENIPPEHCICTGDIVGYCAQPEETVQLFKIWNAKSIAGNVEVQLSEGATDCGCDFRKGSRCDGFSQQWYPYAQSKLSKDSLNFINKIPDHITFNYANREVLVVHGSYENTSEFIFKSTPWNAKAPSFNGNEFDVVIGGHCGLPFQDKHDDKLWLNPGVIGMPANDGSPNVWYAILDDSQNTFSFKHYSLNYNYRLTNKLMLNGLLPKEYARTIVTGIWDNTEILPAIESGLQGFGVNII, from the coding sequence ATGGATAAAAAAATAAAAGAATTAGGTCAAATTTCTGGTAAAGTTTTACTTTTTGGAGGTGTTTACAGCAACCTTCAAGCCCTAGAAGCGCTAAAACAAATTGCCGAGAAAGAAAATATTCCGCCAGAGCATTGCATCTGTACCGGAGATATTGTTGGTTATTGTGCACAGCCCGAGGAAACCGTGCAGCTTTTTAAAATATGGAATGCCAAAAGTATTGCAGGTAATGTGGAAGTACAACTTAGCGAAGGCGCGACAGATTGTGGTTGCGATTTTAGAAAAGGATCTCGATGTGATGGTTTTTCGCAACAATGGTACCCTTATGCGCAAAGTAAACTTTCTAAAGATTCGCTAAATTTCATTAACAAGATACCCGATCATATTACGTTTAATTATGCTAACAGGGAGGTTTTAGTCGTTCATGGTTCTTATGAAAATACATCAGAATTTATTTTTAAATCGACGCCTTGGAATGCCAAAGCACCAAGTTTTAATGGTAATGAATTTGATGTCGTTATTGGCGGACATTGTGGATTACCTTTTCAAGATAAGCACGACGATAAACTATGGCTAAACCCTGGTGTTATTGGTATGCCTGCAAACGATGGTAGCCCAAACGTATGGTATGCTATTTTAGACGATTCGCAAAACACATTCAGTTTTAAACATTATAGTTTAAATTACAATTACAGATTAACAAACAAACTCATGTTAAACGGCTTGCTTCCTAAAGAATATGCAAGAACTATTGTTACTGGAATTTGGGATAATACAGAAATCTTACCAGCCATTGAAAGTGGCTTACAAGGTTTTGGCGTTAATATTATTTAG
- a CDS encoding TIGR04282 family arsenosugar biosynthesis glycosyltransferase — MNKELVIVFVKNIKLGKVKTRLAATIGNQGAFDVYTQLVDVTEKAIKNINGDKRIYFSEAVVENTWKNNVKVVQQGDSLGDRMSHAFKQGFEDGYDRIVLIGSDLPDITESQINAGLQALKSNEVVFGPAEDGGYYLVGFSKFHDFVFQNKPWSQDNLLEETLSELKENRVSFSTLETLNDIDTFEDLIASKFYQSNTELQEKLKQLHD, encoded by the coding sequence ATGAATAAAGAACTCGTTATTGTTTTTGTAAAAAACATAAAACTAGGCAAAGTAAAAACCAGACTTGCAGCTACAATTGGCAATCAAGGTGCTTTTGATGTGTATACCCAATTGGTAGACGTTACAGAAAAAGCTATTAAAAATATTAACGGAGATAAGCGTATTTATTTTTCTGAAGCGGTAGTAGAAAACACATGGAAAAACAACGTTAAAGTCGTACAACAAGGCGATAGTTTAGGAGACCGCATGAGTCATGCTTTTAAACAAGGTTTTGAAGATGGTTATGATAGAATTGTACTAATTGGTTCCGATTTACCCGATATTACCGAGTCTCAAATTAACGCCGGATTACAAGCGTTAAAGAGTAACGAAGTCGTTTTTGGCCCAGCTGAAGATGGAGGTTACTATCTTGTTGGTTTTTCTAAATTCCACGATTTTGTATTTCAAAACAAACCATGGAGTCAGGATAATTTATTAGAAGAAACGCTTAGCGAATTAAAAGAAAACCGAGTAAGTTTTAGTACTTTAGAGACCTTAAATGACATTGATACTTTTGAAGATTTAATAGCTTCAAAATTTTATCAGTCTAACACGGAATTACAAGAAAAACTAAAACAATTACATGATTAA
- a CDS encoding DUF547 domain-containing protein translates to MKYLIYFSFSFFLLACSANKAVTEAPEQTTPSTLPVVTTEPEKIEEIELVKESSEAEIPAINATKEAVSQTDITEETTKKEIVVTHTLWNDLLQKHVSDAGQVNYKAFKTDKAKLLSYIQGLNLIYTDASFTSLSREETLAFWINAYNALTVDLILKNYPIKNIKDIDKPWDQRFWKLGDKWFNLSDIEHEILRKMDEPRIHFAIVCASVSCPKLQNTAFTASNLETQLTNATKEFLSDPERNELSENSIKISKIFQWFAKDFKQDGDIIDFLNQYSNVDISAKAKKSFKDYNWNLNE, encoded by the coding sequence ATGAAATATTTAATTTACTTCAGTTTTAGTTTTTTTTTGCTCGCTTGCAGCGCTAATAAAGCTGTTACCGAAGCACCAGAACAAACCACACCTTCTACCCTACCAGTAGTAACCACTGAACCGGAAAAGATAGAAGAAATAGAACTTGTAAAAGAGAGTAGCGAAGCAGAAATTCCTGCGATTAATGCTACCAAAGAAGCAGTAAGCCAAACCGATATTACTGAAGAAACTACTAAAAAAGAAATAGTAGTTACTCACACATTATGGAATGACTTATTACAAAAACATGTTTCGGATGCTGGACAGGTAAACTACAAAGCCTTTAAAACGGATAAAGCGAAACTACTGAGCTACATACAAGGTTTAAACCTTATCTATACTGACGCTAGCTTCACATCACTTTCTAGAGAAGAAACACTTGCCTTTTGGATAAATGCATACAATGCATTAACGGTAGATTTAATTCTAAAAAACTACCCTATAAAAAATATAAAAGATATTGATAAACCATGGGATCAACGTTTTTGGAAACTAGGAGACAAATGGTTTAATTTAAGTGATATTGAGCATGAAATACTGCGTAAAATGGACGAACCACGTATTCATTTTGCTATAGTTTGTGCCTCCGTGTCTTGTCCTAAACTACAAAACACTGCGTTTACTGCTTCAAATTTAGAAACTCAACTTACCAACGCTACTAAAGAGTTTTTAAGTGATCCAGAACGTAACGAACTTTCAGAAAACAGCATTAAAATTTCAAAAATATTTCAGTGGTTTGCTAAAGATTTTAAGCAAGATGGAGACATCATTGACTTTCTAAACCAATACAGTAACGTAGACATTTCCGCGAAAGCGAAAAAAAGTTTTAAAGATTATAATTGGAATTTAAATGAATAA
- a CDS encoding purine-nucleoside phosphorylase, with translation MIKFIEETVDYLKGKGFESPEIGIILGTGLGQLVNEITIIKEVSYNHIPNFPTATVEFHKGKLIYGELEGKKVIIMQGRFHIYEGYSLQDVTYPVRIMEKLGVKTLLVSNASGAINLDYKKGELMLIDDHLNLQGSSPLAFKGVELLGERFADMSLPYDVAINNKFKAIAKANNIKLHEGVYASVVGPQLETRAEYRMLKILGADAVGMSTVPEIIVANHLGLKAAAISVLTDECDPNNLQPVDISEIIAMAAKAEPEMITLFKELIKTL, from the coding sequence ATGATTAAATTTATAGAAGAAACGGTAGATTACTTAAAAGGAAAAGGATTTGAAAGCCCAGAAATAGGTATCATTCTTGGTACGGGATTAGGCCAGCTTGTAAATGAAATAACCATCATAAAAGAAGTAAGCTATAATCACATTCCAAATTTCCCGACTGCTACAGTAGAGTTTCATAAAGGCAAACTAATTTATGGTGAATTAGAAGGTAAAAAGGTTATTATAATGCAAGGCCGTTTTCATATATACGAAGGTTACTCGTTACAAGATGTAACATATCCTGTGCGTATAATGGAAAAATTAGGTGTAAAAACCTTATTGGTTTCTAACGCATCGGGAGCTATAAACTTAGATTACAAAAAGGGCGAGCTTATGCTTATCGACGACCATTTAAACTTACAAGGTAGCTCTCCTTTAGCATTTAAAGGTGTTGAATTGCTAGGTGAACGTTTTGCTGATATGAGTCTACCCTACGATGTAGCTATTAACAACAAATTTAAAGCCATTGCCAAAGCTAACAACATAAAACTTCACGAAGGCGTTTACGCCAGTGTAGTTGGACCGCAACTAGAAACACGTGCAGAATACCGTATGTTAAAAATTCTTGGTGCCGATGCTGTTGGTATGAGCACCGTTCCAGAAATTATTGTTGCTAATCATTTAGGTTTAAAAGCTGCAGCTATTTCAGTACTAACCGATGAGTGCGACCCAAATAACTTACAACCTGTAGATATTAGTGAAATTATAGCTATGGCCGCCAAAGCTGAACCCGAAATGATTACACTTTTTAAAGAATTGATAAAAACACTCTAA